The following are encoded together in the Peromyscus leucopus breed LL Stock chromosome 1, UCI_PerLeu_2.1, whole genome shotgun sequence genome:
- the Etfb gene encoding electron transfer flavoprotein subunit beta, whose product MAELRALVAVKRVIDFAVKIRVKPDKSGVVTDGVKHSMNPFCEIAVEEAVRLKEKKLVKEVIAVSCGPSQCQETIRTALAMGADRGIHVEVPAAQAESLGPLQVARVLAKLAEKEKVDLLFLGKQAIDDDCNQTGQMTAGLLDWPQGTFASQVTLEGDKIKVEREIDGGLETLRLKLPSVVTADLRLNEPRYATLPNIMKAKKKKIEVIKPGDLGVDLTSKVSVISVEEPPQRLAGVKVETTEDLVAKLKEVGRI is encoded by the exons ATCCGGGTAAAGCCTGACAAGTCTGGAGTGGTCACTGATGGCGTGAAGCACTCCATGAACCCTTTCTGTGAGATTGCGGTGGAGGAGGCTGTGCGGCTGAAAGAGAAGAAGCTGGTGAAGGAGGTCATCGCTGTCAGCTGTGGCCCCTCACAGTGCCAG GAGACCATCCGTACTGCTCTAGCCATGGGTGCAGACAGAGGCATCCACGTGGAGGTGCCAGCGGCACAGGCAGAAAGCTTAGGCCCCTTGCAGGTGGCCCGGGTCCTCGCCAAGCTGGCCGAGAAGGAGAAGGTGGACCTTTTGTTCCTGGGCAAGCAG gCCATCGATGATGACTGTAACCAGACAGGTCAGATGACAGCCGGGCTTCTGGACTGGCCGCAG GGCACATTCGCCTCTCAGGTGACACTGGAGGGAGACAAGATCAAAGTGGAACGGGAAATCGATGGGGGTCTGGAGACCCTACGCCTGAAGCTGCCATCTGTGGTGACTGCTGACCTGAGGCTCAATGAGCCTCGCTATGCCACACTACCCAACATCATG AAagccaagaagaagaagattgAAGTGAtcaagcctggagacctgggtGTGGACCTGACTTCCAAGGTCTCTGTGATCAGTGTGGAGGAGCCCCCTCAACGCTTAGCAGGAGTCAAGGTGGAgaccacagaggacctggtggcTAAGCTGAAGGAGGTGGGGCGGATCTGA